In Stigmatella aurantiaca, one DNA window encodes the following:
- a CDS encoding sensor histidine kinase, whose translation MKHELLAPGGATALADSEQARRAVQRVAGMGACAVNVSLACAFWGQWRVVPIIVSVGLVLTLFNTLAVDWLSRRLSSLGVDAVRMGANAIGVCIVGIATQWHVLLWVFVPYNMFWSFGVGRWIRLRMVLYLGVVNTVALLTGASFSIALAFSLIGAIGYVVSERRVEMLRGAMVQLENAHHEMRRMHERALKQEHLSSLGLLAAGVAHEINNPMSFVTSNVGSLLRDLKEEKALPEVMREYVDDVLPATLDGIRRVNSIVADLRRFSGGGVDRNMDYDFNAEVEMGLRLAQVQLGHVQVEKELGEVGRVVGHPRQIVQVLVNLMVNAGQATAPGGRVRITTRREGEQVLVAVRDTGAGMSEETKRRLFEPFFTTKPPGEGVGLGLSVAYGIVRAHGGHIDVESELGKGTVFTLALPRVAPVARV comes from the coding sequence ATGAAACATGAGCTGCTCGCTCCTGGCGGAGCCACCGCGCTGGCGGATTCGGAGCAAGCCCGGCGCGCCGTTCAGCGAGTGGCGGGGATGGGTGCGTGTGCCGTCAACGTGTCCTTGGCCTGCGCGTTCTGGGGGCAGTGGCGCGTGGTCCCCATCATCGTGTCGGTCGGCCTGGTGCTCACCCTGTTCAACACCCTTGCCGTCGATTGGCTGTCCAGGAGGCTCTCGTCTCTCGGGGTGGACGCGGTGCGGATGGGGGCCAACGCGATAGGAGTGTGCATCGTGGGCATCGCCACCCAGTGGCACGTCCTGCTCTGGGTCTTCGTTCCCTACAACATGTTCTGGTCCTTCGGTGTCGGCCGGTGGATCCGGTTGCGCATGGTGCTCTACCTGGGAGTGGTGAACACGGTGGCACTGCTCACGGGGGCCAGCTTCTCCATAGCGCTGGCCTTCTCCCTGATTGGCGCCATCGGCTACGTGGTGTCCGAGCGCCGCGTCGAGATGTTGCGCGGGGCGATGGTGCAGCTTGAGAACGCCCACCATGAAATGCGGCGGATGCACGAACGGGCGCTCAAGCAGGAGCACCTCTCCAGCCTGGGGCTGCTCGCGGCGGGGGTGGCGCATGAAATCAACAACCCGATGAGCTTCGTGACGAGCAATGTCGGCTCGCTGCTCCGGGACTTGAAGGAAGAGAAGGCGCTGCCGGAGGTGATGCGCGAGTACGTGGACGATGTGCTGCCGGCCACGCTGGATGGCATCCGGCGGGTGAATTCCATCGTTGCGGACCTGCGCCGCTTTTCGGGCGGAGGGGTCGACCGCAATATGGACTACGACTTCAACGCCGAGGTGGAGATGGGACTGCGCCTCGCGCAGGTGCAGCTCGGCCATGTCCAGGTGGAGAAGGAGCTGGGCGAGGTGGGCCGGGTCGTGGGCCATCCGCGGCAGATCGTCCAGGTGCTGGTGAACCTCATGGTCAACGCGGGGCAAGCCACTGCCCCCGGCGGACGGGTGCGCATCACCACGCGCCGCGAGGGCGAGCAGGTGCTCGTGGCGGTGCGGGACACCGGGGCGGGCATGTCCGAGGAGACGAAGCGGCGGCTGTTCGAGCCGTTCTTCACCACCAAGCCCCCCGGGGAGGGCGTGGGGCTGGGGCTCTCCGTGGCGTATGGAATTGTCCGGGCCCATGGAGGCCACATCGACGTGGAGAGCGAACTGGGCAAGGGAACCGTTTTCACCCTGGCGCTGCCTCGCGTGGCGCCCGTGGCGAGGGTATAG
- a CDS encoding discoidin domain-containing protein, producing MNPIPHLIQGARSAWSRWACASTGLLLVGLMALSPAAAQAQVNLAKGKPVTVSSSDGVFTGPSAVDGDGGTRWSSGFTDNEWIYVDLGASTAISRVTLNWETAYGKSYKIQISANATSWTDVATVTNGDGGIDDLTVSGTARYVRMLGVQRAIGYGYSLWEFEVYGSGGTTPTGDLAKGRPATASSTENNDPNLAATYAVDGNAGTRWSSASLDAQWIRVDLGSAQQIGQVVLDWEGAYAKTYTIQGSTDDVNWTTLASITSGAPGREEINVSGTARYVRMLGGERGTGYGYSIWSFEVYKSGGGTTPPPQTTNQTIQLTFPDVAYAKINVSPTPLSVSPTPPEGLATPSVVNKGVFTYTLTFPPNTTVTMSKNQYSGSVPNTDIRLVVTTSSGTQRAQSVTALAVQDALWQVEVFSTGTTTPPPGGPIIPDPYVRPAPPPTTGAFALSAPAEGAMITTTRRPTLSWAAVTGASSYKVYVNITRNDYDWMAPGNLLNRFTEVGNVTGTSFTLNQDLVDRWTYKWYVVAQLSGGSTSRSNLRTFSVYLPKVETANDGVNLINGARDMNKNGTIEPYEDWRNPIATRVNDLMGRLTLHEKALQLFFNAKEFPGAGFTMGPLSTEDITNFQVTAAGTRLGVPIVDAGDSIHGFKTSWPTQPGLAASRNIQNAWEMGDMQRREQIAVGSRGTLSPLAEVGTKVLYPRIQEGSGEDADLAAGLTRALIAGLQGGPEVNPHSVWVTTKHWPGQGAGGEGGIVYDGTSIHYHMRPWHAAIEANTSGIMPGYAGSSLLGPEGGGAGDNVGILNYLRQNMGYSGIICTDWLPDSAWINAAKAGSDVMGGANPGQMGNFETAVPLARLDEAVRRVLDLKFRLGVFEDPYREGAAGTSAWHTAENKFLARRAAQESLTLLKNDGALPLRLAAGSRIVIAGPRADDPAGMVTWRSDFHGTEFGDPTIYQALKARAEAAGITVYKDAAPAGVTPNAAIVVVGESYFTHGTEWDKEKPYLPGDPIGPAHDAKWGDQYGVITSFKSKNIPTTTVLILPRPYILTNVVPQTNALLAVYRPGDMGGYAVADLLFGDVLPRGQLPWQLPRSMAQIGTDVPNNQLEKWDLPFDLGATEAQRTTIRQKIAAGERILPVYGDPLFQYGAGIQGFGLTDATPPAAFTLQTPANGATITGTRPPFAWTASSDAQTGIQRYELFIDGILIPSATTKGTTAEVPGLALSNGAHTWYVKAYNWANGSTTSATFSFTLSDTTPPAAFSALVPAAGSTASANPTQFIWEQTSDVGAGVSKYVLIVDNVDRTPAITGTAYTGITTNLALGKNAVASSTEFGSPNDGVDGNMATRWSSVNTGTNPDAATYTVDLGGVYSLKRVVIHWEAAYGSQYVIEASLDGTSWKALYTESAGNGGTDDLTGLSGVGRYVRMRGVKRFTTFGYSFWEFQVYGVGTEQTSVSGLAAGAHTWRVRAVDGANNSTLSNGPLSFTK from the coding sequence ATGAATCCAATCCCTCATCTCATCCAGGGCGCGCGCAGCGCCTGGAGCCGGTGGGCGTGCGCGTCCACGGGCCTGTTGCTCGTGGGCCTGATGGCGCTCTCGCCAGCGGCCGCGCAAGCCCAAGTCAATCTTGCCAAGGGCAAGCCCGTCACCGTGTCCTCAAGTGACGGTGTCTTCACAGGTCCCTCCGCCGTGGACGGCGATGGGGGCACGCGGTGGAGCAGCGGCTTCACCGACAACGAGTGGATCTACGTGGACCTGGGCGCGTCCACGGCCATCAGCCGGGTGACGCTCAACTGGGAGACCGCCTACGGCAAGAGCTACAAGATCCAGATCTCCGCCAACGCGACGAGCTGGACGGATGTGGCCACCGTCACCAACGGGGACGGCGGCATCGACGATTTGACCGTGTCCGGCACCGCCCGCTACGTGCGCATGCTCGGCGTGCAGCGCGCCATCGGCTACGGCTACTCCCTGTGGGAGTTCGAAGTCTACGGCAGCGGCGGCACCACCCCCACTGGGGACCTGGCCAAGGGCCGGCCCGCCACCGCCTCCAGCACCGAGAACAATGATCCCAACCTCGCGGCCACCTACGCGGTGGACGGCAACGCCGGCACGCGCTGGTCCTCGGCCTCGCTCGATGCCCAGTGGATCCGCGTGGACCTGGGCTCGGCCCAGCAGATCGGCCAAGTGGTGCTCGACTGGGAGGGTGCCTACGCCAAGACGTACACCATCCAGGGCTCCACGGATGACGTGAACTGGACCACCCTGGCCTCCATCACCAGCGGGGCGCCAGGCCGCGAGGAGATCAACGTCTCGGGCACCGCGCGCTATGTGCGCATGCTCGGTGGCGAGCGCGGCACGGGCTATGGCTATTCGATCTGGTCGTTCGAGGTCTACAAGTCCGGTGGCGGCACCACGCCCCCGCCGCAGACGACCAACCAGACCATCCAGCTGACGTTCCCGGATGTGGCCTACGCGAAGATCAACGTCTCGCCCACGCCCCTCAGCGTCTCGCCCACGCCCCCCGAGGGCCTGGCGACCCCGTCCGTCGTCAACAAGGGCGTCTTCACCTACACGCTCACCTTCCCGCCCAACACCACGGTGACGATGTCCAAGAACCAGTACTCGGGCTCCGTGCCCAACACCGACATCCGCCTGGTGGTCACCACGTCCTCGGGCACCCAGCGCGCGCAGAGCGTGACGGCGCTCGCCGTGCAGGACGCGCTGTGGCAGGTGGAGGTGTTCTCCACGGGCACCACGACGCCTCCCCCCGGCGGCCCGATCATCCCGGATCCGTACGTGCGGCCGGCCCCGCCGCCCACCACGGGCGCGTTCGCGCTGAGCGCTCCCGCCGAGGGCGCGATGATCACCACCACCCGCCGCCCCACGCTCTCGTGGGCCGCCGTCACCGGCGCCTCCAGCTACAAGGTCTACGTCAACATCACCCGCAACGACTATGACTGGATGGCCCCGGGCAACCTGCTCAACCGCTTCACCGAGGTGGGCAACGTCACGGGCACCTCCTTCACGCTCAACCAGGACCTCGTCGACCGGTGGACGTACAAGTGGTACGTCGTGGCCCAGCTGTCGGGCGGGAGCACCAGCCGCTCCAACCTGCGCACCTTCAGCGTCTACCTGCCCAAGGTCGAGACCGCCAACGACGGCGTGAACCTCATCAACGGCGCGCGTGACATGAACAAGAACGGCACGATCGAGCCGTACGAGGATTGGCGCAACCCCATCGCCACGCGCGTCAATGACTTGATGGGCCGGTTGACGCTGCACGAGAAGGCGCTGCAGCTGTTCTTCAACGCCAAGGAGTTCCCGGGCGCGGGCTTCACCATGGGCCCCCTGTCCACCGAGGACATCACCAACTTCCAGGTGACGGCCGCCGGGACGCGCCTGGGCGTCCCCATTGTCGACGCGGGTGACTCCATCCACGGCTTCAAGACGAGCTGGCCCACGCAGCCGGGCCTGGCCGCCTCGCGCAACATCCAGAACGCCTGGGAGATGGGCGACATGCAGCGGCGCGAGCAGATCGCCGTGGGCAGCCGCGGCACCCTGTCGCCGCTCGCCGAGGTGGGCACCAAGGTGCTCTACCCCCGCATCCAGGAGGGCAGCGGCGAGGACGCGGATCTGGCCGCCGGCCTCACGCGCGCGCTCATCGCCGGCCTCCAGGGCGGCCCCGAGGTGAACCCCCACTCCGTGTGGGTCACCACCAAGCACTGGCCGGGCCAGGGCGCCGGTGGCGAGGGCGGCATTGTCTACGACGGCACCTCCATCCACTACCACATGCGTCCGTGGCACGCGGCCATCGAGGCCAACACCTCCGGCATCATGCCCGGCTACGCCGGCAGCTCGCTGCTGGGGCCCGAGGGCGGCGGCGCCGGCGACAACGTCGGCATCCTCAACTACCTGCGCCAGAACATGGGCTACAGCGGCATCATCTGCACGGACTGGCTGCCCGACAGCGCGTGGATCAACGCCGCCAAGGCGGGCTCCGACGTGATGGGCGGCGCCAACCCCGGCCAGATGGGCAACTTCGAGACGGCGGTGCCGCTGGCCCGCCTTGATGAGGCCGTCCGCCGCGTGCTGGACCTGAAGTTCCGCCTGGGCGTGTTCGAGGACCCGTACCGCGAGGGCGCCGCCGGCACCTCCGCGTGGCACACCGCGGAGAACAAGTTCCTGGCGCGCCGCGCCGCCCAGGAGTCGCTGACGCTGCTCAAGAACGACGGGGCCCTGCCGCTGCGGCTGGCGGCCGGCTCGCGGATCGTCATCGCGGGCCCCCGCGCCGATGATCCGGCCGGCATGGTCACCTGGCGCTCGGACTTCCACGGTACCGAGTTCGGCGATCCCACCATCTACCAGGCCCTGAAGGCGCGCGCCGAGGCGGCGGGCATCACCGTGTACAAGGACGCGGCCCCTGCCGGGGTTACCCCCAACGCCGCCATCGTGGTGGTGGGCGAGAGCTACTTCACCCACGGCACCGAGTGGGACAAGGAGAAGCCCTACCTGCCGGGCGATCCGATCGGTCCCGCGCACGACGCGAAGTGGGGAGACCAGTACGGCGTCATCACCAGCTTCAAGTCGAAGAACATCCCCACCACCACGGTGCTCATCCTGCCGCGCCCCTACATCCTGACGAACGTGGTGCCGCAGACCAACGCGCTGCTGGCGGTCTACCGGCCGGGCGACATGGGCGGCTACGCCGTGGCCGACCTGCTGTTCGGCGATGTGCTGCCCCGGGGCCAGCTGCCCTGGCAGCTGCCGCGCTCCATGGCGCAGATCGGCACCGACGTGCCGAACAACCAGTTGGAGAAGTGGGACCTGCCGTTCGACCTGGGCGCCACCGAGGCCCAGCGCACCACCATCCGGCAGAAGATCGCCGCCGGTGAGCGCATCCTGCCCGTCTACGGGGATCCGCTCTTCCAGTATGGCGCGGGCATCCAGGGCTTCGGGCTGACGGACGCCACCCCTCCCGCGGCGTTCACGCTCCAGACGCCCGCCAACGGCGCCACTATCACCGGCACGCGGCCTCCGTTCGCGTGGACGGCGAGCAGCGACGCGCAGACGGGCATCCAGCGCTACGAGCTGTTCATCGACGGCATCCTCATCCCGTCGGCGACGACCAAGGGCACCACGGCCGAAGTGCCGGGCCTGGCGCTCTCCAATGGCGCGCACACCTGGTACGTGAAGGCGTACAACTGGGCCAACGGTTCCACCACCTCGGCCACGTTCAGCTTCACGCTCAGCGACACCACGCCCCCGGCGGCCTTCTCGGCGCTGGTGCCTGCGGCGGGCTCCACGGCCTCTGCCAATCCCACGCAGTTCATCTGGGAGCAGACCTCGGACGTGGGGGCCGGCGTGTCCAAGTACGTCCTCATCGTGGACAACGTGGACCGCACGCCCGCCATCACGGGGACGGCCTACACGGGCATCACCACCAACCTGGCGCTGGGCAAGAACGCCGTGGCCTCCTCCACCGAGTTCGGCAGCCCGAACGACGGTGTGGATGGCAACATGGCCACGCGCTGGTCCAGCGTGAACACGGGCACCAACCCGGACGCGGCCACCTACACGGTGGATCTGGGCGGCGTGTACTCCCTCAAGCGCGTGGTGATTCACTGGGAGGCCGCGTACGGCTCCCAGTACGTCATCGAGGCCTCGCTGGATGGCACCAGCTGGAAGGCGCTCTACACGGAGAGCGCCGGCAACGGTGGCACCGATGACCTGACGGGCCTGAGCGGCGTGGGCCGGTACGTGCGGATGCGCGGCGTGAAGCGCTTCACCACGTTTGGCTACTCGTTCTGGGAGTTCCAGGTGTATGGCGTGGGCACGGAGCAGACCTCGGTGAGCGGTCTGGCCGCCGGGGCTCACACCTGGCGGGTGCGCGCGGTGGATGGCGCCAACAACAGCACGCTGTCCAACGGGCCCCTCTCCTTCACCAAGTAG